CGGTCAGCCCGGAGATGCTCCGGCTCGCCCTGCTGGGCAAGGTGCTCACCGCGGGCGACGACGTGTCGCTGCTGCCGCAGGACGTGCTGCCGGACGCGTCGGTGCGCAGCCTGGTCGAGGCGGCTCGACGCAGCCTGGCCAACACGGTCGGCTTCGCCTGGACCAGCACCCTGCTCACCGTGGTCGCGATCGAACCTTCGGCCGGCGCTCTGGTCACCATGAACACGGTCATCGCCTGGGAGCATGGCGCGACCACCCACGGCGGGCCCACCCCGGTCGACACCGCGTCGGGCCGGCCGCGCGGGGCGACCGACGCGACGCCGGCGGCCGACGTGCCGGACGACGCGCCGGACGTGGACGAGCTGCCCGGGCTGCGGGCCCAGGCCGAGGAGCTGACCGAACTGCTCGACCTCGGCTTCCACCACCGGGAGGTGCTGGGCCGGCTGGGCACCACCATCTCGTTGGGCGTGCTGCTCGTCGGCCCGGCGGGCTCGGGAAAGTCGGCGCTGGTCCGCGCCGTTGCCGCCCGGGTCGGTGCCCGCGTCCATCCGCTCTGGGCGCCCGAGGTGGCCGCGTTGACCAACCAGGCCGCAGCCGACCGGTTGCGCGGCGCGGCGGCGAAGGCCCGGGACGGCGGGCCGGCGGTGCTGCTGGTCAGCGACGTCGAGGCGCTCGCGCCGGCGGAGAGTCCCGGCCCGGTGGCGACGGTGTTCCGCCAGGTGCTCACCGAGTGCATTCGAGCCGGCGTCGCCGTGGTCTGCACCACCAGCCGACCGGAGGCGGCCGATCCCGCACTGCGCGCGCCTGACCTGCTGTCGCTGCGGATCAGCATCCCGCTCCCCGATCAGGCGCTGCGCCGCGAACAACTCACAGTGCTCACCCGGCAGGTGCCGTTGGCCGACGACGTCCGGCTGGACGAGGTGGCCGCGCGTACCCCCGGGTTCGTCGCGGCGGACCTGGCCGCGCTGGTCCGGGAGGCCGGGGTACGCGCGGCGCTGCGGCAGAAGTCCGCCGAGACGCCCACGGTGTCGATGGCCGACTTCAGCGCTGCACTGGAGGTGGTCCGGCCGACCACGATGGCTGCGTCCACACTGGATCTGGCCTCGGTGACCCTCGACGACGTGGGTGGCCTGGACGAGGTCAAGCAGACCTTGACCGAGTCGGTGCTGTGGCCGTTGACCTACCCGGACACGTTCGCCCGGCTCGGGGTGCAGCCGCCACGCGGCGTGCTGCTCTACGGGCCGCCGGGCTGCGGCAAGACCTATCTGGTGACCGCGCTGGCCGGGTCGGGGCGGGCCAACGTGCTGTCGGTGAAGGGCGCGGAGCTGCTCTCCAAGTGGGTCGGCGAGAGCGAGCGCGCGGTCCGGGAGCTGTTCCGCCGTGCTCGCGAGGCGGCTCCCACCCTGATCTTCCTGGACGAGGTGGACGCGCTGGCCCCGGTACGCGGCCAGGCCACCGACGGTGGCACCACGGACCGGGTTGTCGCCGCGCTGCTCACCGAACTGGACGGGGTGGAGACGCTGCGCAACGTGGTGGTGGTCGGCGCGACGAACCGGCCGGACCTGGTCGACCCGGCGCTGCTGCGACCAGGCCGGTTGGGACGGCTGGTCTACGTGCCACCGCCGGACGGGCCGGCCCGCTCGGAGATCCTGCGGGCCGCGTCCCGACAGGTGCCGCTGGCCCCGGACGTCGACCTGGCCGCCCTCGGCGACGAGCTGACCGGCTTCTCCGCGGCGGACTGCGCGGCGCTGGTCCGGGAGGCGGCGCTGGCCGCGATGCGTGAGTCGCTCGCCGCCGCCACGGTGACCGCCGAACACGTCGCGGCCGCACGAGCGCGGGTACGCCCGTCACTCGACCCGGCCCAGGTCGCCTGGTTGGCTGCGTACGCCGCCAACCGGGAGTGATCAGAGAAGGACAACCTTTCGTAACACCCCGAGCGTTCCTAGGACGTCACTTTCCTCAGTGGAGTCATCCACTGCGACGTCAGGCGGTGTTCCTTGCGCAAGTTGTCCTCTCTCCTCCTCGTCCCCCTGGTGGTGGCGGCGACCCTGGTCACGGTTGGTGCACCGGCGACCGCTCATCCGGCGAAGCCATTCCCGGCCCGGATCGCCCTGCCGAACGGATTCACCCCCGAAGGGCTGACGATCGGTCGCGGGACGACCGTGTACGTGGGATCTATTTTGGACGGAGCGGTGTGGCGGGGCGACTTACGCACCGGCCGAGGGTCGGTGCTGATCCCCGGCACACCGGGCACCGACAAGGCGGGCCTCAAGCTCGACCCACAGGGCCGACTCTGGACAGCCGACTTCTCCGGAGGCGGCGCCAGCGTGTACGACGCGGGCACCGGCGCCAAGCTGGCCCACTACCAGTTCACCGATGAGCCGGGCAGCTACGTCAACGACCTGGTGATCACGGCCCGGGCGGTCTACTTCACCGACTCGGGCCGGCAGGTCCTGTACGTCGTACCGCTGGGTCCGGGTGGTCGCCTGCCAGCCCCTACCGCGTTCCGGGTCCTCCAGCTCACCGGCCCGGCCGCGACGCCGGACGTCTACCACAACGGGATCGTGGCGCTGCCGGACGGGGATCTGCTGGTCGCGCAGATGCTCAGCGGTCAGCTCGTGCGGGTCGACCCGCGCACCGGCGGCAGCCGCGTCGTCGACCTCGGTGGCTACTCGGTGGAGCGGGCCGACGGGCTGGTGCTGCGAGGGCGCACCCTCTATGTGATCCGCAACCTGACCAACGTCATCGCTGTGGTCCGGATGAACGCCGGCTACACCGCCGGGGTGGTCCAGCGGGAGATCACCGGCCCGCAGCTGCGGTCGCCGGCCACCGGCGACCTGCTCGGCTCGGCGTTGTACGTGGTCAACGGCCGGTTCGACGTGGAGTCGACGCCGAGCACCGACTACGACATCGTCCGCGTGCCAGCCTGATCCAGGCGGTCGGCGGTGGCCCTCCGTGGTCGCCGCCGACCAACTCGGGTCGCCGTCGACCGGCCTCGCTCAGAGCGCGGGCGGCGTCGAGTCGAGGCAGATTTCGGCGTGCACCTTCCCGCCGTCCTCGCGCAGTTTCGCGCCGCATTTTTCGAGTACGGAGACCGCGCCGAAATTGTCCCGGGTCGTCTCCGCCACGACGGCCCGCATGCCGGCCCGCGCGGCCTCGTTCAGCAGCTCGCGCAGGGCGACGACGCCGATCCCCTGGCCCCGGGCCGAGCGCCCGAGCCACAT
This portion of the Micromonospora zamorensis genome encodes:
- a CDS encoding AAA family ATPase, whose protein sequence is MAQPDLTLTASLRPAALDARRGIVRLHPEALTALGLRPGDPVRLVGRRETAGIVAAAAPGASSALLYADDLILGNLGLRDGGQVLLTPVPLTPAGRVVLAGPVEVVAAVSPEMLRLALLGKVLTAGDDVSLLPQDVLPDASVRSLVEAARRSLANTVGFAWTSTLLTVVAIEPSAGALVTMNTVIAWEHGATTHGGPTPVDTASGRPRGATDATPAADVPDDAPDVDELPGLRAQAEELTELLDLGFHHREVLGRLGTTISLGVLLVGPAGSGKSALVRAVAARVGARVHPLWAPEVAALTNQAAADRLRGAAAKARDGGPAVLLVSDVEALAPAESPGPVATVFRQVLTECIRAGVAVVCTTSRPEAADPALRAPDLLSLRISIPLPDQALRREQLTVLTRQVPLADDVRLDEVAARTPGFVAADLAALVREAGVRAALRQKSAETPTVSMADFSAALEVVRPTTMAASTLDLASVTLDDVGGLDEVKQTLTESVLWPLTYPDTFARLGVQPPRGVLLYGPPGCGKTYLVTALAGSGRANVLSVKGAELLSKWVGESERAVRELFRRAREAAPTLIFLDEVDALAPVRGQATDGGTTDRVVAALLTELDGVETLRNVVVVGATNRPDLVDPALLRPGRLGRLVYVPPPDGPARSEILRAASRQVPLAPDVDLAALGDELTGFSAADCAALVREAALAAMRESLAAATVTAEHVAAARARVRPSLDPAQVAWLAAYAANRE
- a CDS encoding SMP-30/gluconolactonase/LRE family protein; translation: MSSLLLVPLVVAATLVTVGAPATAHPAKPFPARIALPNGFTPEGLTIGRGTTVYVGSILDGAVWRGDLRTGRGSVLIPGTPGTDKAGLKLDPQGRLWTADFSGGGASVYDAGTGAKLAHYQFTDEPGSYVNDLVITARAVYFTDSGRQVLYVVPLGPGGRLPAPTAFRVLQLTGPAATPDVYHNGIVALPDGDLLVAQMLSGQLVRVDPRTGGSRVVDLGGYSVERADGLVLRGRTLYVIRNLTNVIAVVRMNAGYTAGVVQREITGPQLRSPATGDLLGSALYVVNGRFDVESTPSTDYDIVRVPA